A genomic region of Zea mays cultivar B73 chromosome 6, Zm-B73-REFERENCE-NAM-5.0, whole genome shotgun sequence contains the following coding sequences:
- the LOC109940321 gene encoding uncharacterized protein yields the protein MALSATNLNTLKALLCAVFLLSTTVDIVVALGHCEPTAAVVVPAGAGRRMLGAAASSASAVSMPRLTRPAPAAAAATYSESKRASPSGPDPQHH from the coding sequence atggcgctgTCGGCCACCAACTTGAATACGCTCAAGGCGCTGCTCTGCGCCGTGTTCCTCCTGTCCACGACcgtcgacatcgtcgtcgccctcGGCCACTGTGAGCCTACGGCGGCGGTGGTAGTGCCCGCCGGCGCCGGCCGGAGAATGCTGGGCGCCGCTGCGAGCTCGGCGTCTGCCGTGAGCATGCCGCGGCTCACTCGCCCCGCCCCCGCGGCCGCCGCCGCGACGTACTCCGAGTCGAAGAGGGCGAGCCCCAGCGGGCCAGATCCTCAGCACCATTAA